Proteins encoded together in one Lathyrus oleraceus cultivar Zhongwan6 chromosome 5, CAAS_Psat_ZW6_1.0, whole genome shotgun sequence window:
- the LOC127078616 gene encoding uncharacterized protein LOC127078616: MTNPCEHNNVNTVVTRSGKSTEKPEEKIAEEDGLLEVELEIKEPKKKKEDVVIMHILEKEKEKNIKPIIKLPYPPRQTKKDQHEKKFEKFLEMFKKLEINIPFSKTLEQMPIYAKFMKEIISKKRSTNVDPIILIETCTTIIQGMKIPVKKKDRSSVTIPCIIGDRKFKKTLIDLGASVSLMSLSIYKKLGLGTVQDTRMTI; encoded by the coding sequence ATGACAAATCCTTGTGAGCATAATAATGTTAATACGGTGGTGACTAGAAGTGGTAAGTCTACTGAGAAACCAGAAGAAAAAATTGCAGAAGAAGACGGGTTGTTGGAAGTCGAGTTAGAAATCAAAGAACCTAAGAAAAAGAAGGAGGATGTTGTGATAATGCATATACTAGAGAAGGAGAAGGAAAAAAATATCAAGCCAATTATTAAACTTCCTTATCCTCCGAGACAAACGAAGAAAGACCAACATGAGAAGAAATTTGAAAAGTTTTTGGAGATGTTTAAGAAACTTGAGATAAACATTCCATTTTCTAAAACTCTGGAGcagatgccaatatatgccaaattcatgaaagaaATCATCTCCAAAAAGCGCTCCACAAATGTAGACCCAATCATCCTCATTGAAACTTGCACTACTATTATCCAAGGTATGAAAATTCCTGTGAAAAAGAAAGATAGGAGTTCTGTTACTATTCCTTGCAttattggtgatagaaaattcaagaagaCTCTGATTGATTTGGGAGCTAGTGTGAGTTTGATGTCGCTGTCGATTTATAAAAAATTGGGCCTTGGCACCGTTCAAGATACTAGGATGACTATTTAG